The stretch of DNA CGAGGACTTCCCGCTGACCGCCGAGGAGTACGTCGAGCAGTACGGCGACCACCCGATCCGGATCGACTACGAGACGGTCGTCAGCGTCGAGGAGATCTTCGAGCACGTCGACGAGGCGGAGTTCGCCGACTTCCCCGAGTTCCACAAGGCCCTCGGGCGGGCGCTGCGCGAGGCCGACCTCTGGCCGTACCGCCTCGAACACGCGTAGCTCCGCACGCGGCGTGTGGTGTGGGGACGCGACACATACTTGTAGGGGGCTGTTGTACGTGCGCGTATGGCCACGCGAGGCTCGAACGACACGACGGGGGGACTACCGGACGCGGTCGTCAGCGACCTGCTGGACGCGGACGAGCGTCGGATCGCACTGTCGATCCTCGCCGACCGGGGTGCGATGGTCGTCGACGACCTCGCCGCGGCCGTGGTGGCCGCCCGCGACGACTGCGCCGAGTCCGAGGTCTCGACGGCGGACCGCGAGGCGATGCGCGAGGAACTGTACACCGAACACGTCCCGAAGCTGACCGCGACCGGCGTCGTCACGTACGACTCGATGACCGGGACCGTCGAGCTACAGCGCCAGGGCATCGTCGGACGCGGACGGGCCTGATCGGATTCCGACAGACCGATAGCCCCGGCAGCACAACGTCGGGCAACAGTGACGAACACGCAGGTCACCCACGTTCAGATCGACAACTACGGGCCGTGGACGGTGACGCCGGAGCCGCGGCGAGAGGTCGACCTCCAGACGCTGCAGTCGCGACTGTACGCCGACCTCGCACAGCTGTTCGGCAACCGCGACGGCTACGTCTTCTTCTCGCGGTTCGACAACATGATCGCCGTCACGAACGGGCTCGACGAGCGCGATCACGCGCTGATCCAGAAGTCCGTCGGCAACCGCTACCCGGTGACGATGAGCCTCTCGGTCGCGACCGGTACCACGCCCGCGTCGGCGCTGGGCACCGCCACCGACCAGCTTCAGGCGGCCGGCAGCGCCCAGGACGAGGGCCGACGCGAGGTGCTCCGCGGGCAGACCATCGACGAGGAGTTCCGGACCGACACCGACGTCCAGTTGGCGCACTTCGACGTCGACGACGCGACCGGGAAGTACACCGACGAACTCAACGAGTTCGACACGTTCATCCAGATCGAGCAGGGGTACGCCGCGCTGATGAAGTACATGCGCGAGGCCCACGACTCCCTCTCCTTCTTCGTCGGCGGCGACAACGTCATCGCGGTCTGCCCGTCGCTGGACGCCGACGCCTACCACGACGCCGTCGAGCACGTCCGGGAGTCCGTCGACGTCGAACTGAAGGTCGGCGTCGGTCGAGGGCGGACGGCGGCCGACGCGGGGATGGACGCCAAACACGCACTGGAGTCGTGCCGGGCGACGGGGGACACCGTCACCGTCCACGAGTGAGCGGCAGTTCTTCGACTACGCTATCGTACCTCATAAGCGTGGTGTAGGTATCTTTTAGACTGGTCGTGTGGTACGTTCACGTATGAACGAGCCGGTATCGGTGCGGGAGGTGATGAACCGGGAGTACGTCGGGGTCAGCGAGTCCGACGACCTGCTGGAGACGACGGAACTGCTCGTCCGCGAGGACGAGTCGACGGCGCTGGTCCTCCGGGGCAACGACCCGGTCGGCGTGGTCTCTCAGCGGGACATCCTGGGGTATCTGGTCTCGGACGGGGATCCCGCCTCGGCGACAGTCGAGGACGCGATGACGGAGTCGGTCCCGACGGTCGCGCCGGCGATCAGACTCCCGGAGGCTCGCGACCGGATGGCCGCCTGGTCGACGGACTGGGTCCTCGTCGCCGAGGAGGGCGAACCGCTGGGGACGCTGACGGAGGGCGACATCCTCTCGTCGGCGCGACTGGAGAGCGAGGCGACCGTCGACGTCGCCGACGACGACGAGCGACGGGTGGCCGCGACACAGTCGGCCGCGGCCGACGGGACGGCGACGGCCGTCGACGACACCTTCGAGGACCAGGGCATCTGCTCGGCCTGCGGGACGCTCACCCGCGACCTCGCCTCGTTCAACGGACAGCTGCTCTGTGTGGACTGTCGGGACGTCTGACCCGGGCAACTGTTTTGCCGGCGGACCGCCAACCGCGAGCGTGGAGATCACCACCGCTTCCTCCGACGACGCCGACAGGGTCGTCGACCTCTGGGTCGCTCTCGCGCGCGACCAGCGCGCCCACGGATCGCAGTTACTGGCGGAGGCCAACCGCGACGCGATCCGGGAGGCGGTCTTCCAGCGCATCGTCGCCGACGACCTGCTGCTCGCCGACGAGAGCGGTGAGACGATCGGGTTCGTCATGGCCACCATCGAGCAGGGCCGGTACGAGCAGGCCCTGACCCGAGGGCTCGTCGAGAACATCTACGTCGTCCCCGAGCACCGCCGCGAGGGGGTCGGAGGCGCGCTCCTCCGGGCGGCCGAGCGACACCTCGCCGAGTCCGGAGCCGACACCGTCGCGCTCGAAGCGATGGCCGACAACGAGGCGGCCCGGTCGTTCTACGCCGACCACGGGTACGAACTCCACCGCGTGGAGCTGACGAAGCCGACCGAAAGCGATACGCTCTAAACGGTCCCCCCGCAACGACCGGACGCGAGCGCCAGGGGAGCTTGGGTGGTCCAAGCACTCGACTTGTAATCGAGAGTTCGTGGGTTCAAATCCCACCCCTGGCTCTTCTCGCCGCCCGTCACCGCGTTCGGACCGGTAGGCCCCGGCAAACTAACCGTCTATTCGCCGTTGCACCCGCGAGGTGAACACAGATGTCAGACGGGACAGATCCGGAGGCGGACGGCGAACGAGAGGGAGACCCGCCCGACGGCGACGCCACCGACGAGGAGAGCGGCGAGCCGGTAGCGGCCTCGGTGGTCGGTGACGAGGCGGTCACGGAGGCGGACGAGGAGACCGACGCTCCCGACACGCCGACCGAGCGCCAGCGGGAGTTCGCGAAGATGCAGCGCCGCCTCGACGAGCGCGAGATGGGGCTCGACAGCCGCAGCGAAGAACTCGACCAGCGCGAGCGGAACCTGGACCAGCGCGAGCAACGGCTCGACGAGCGCGAGCGCGAGCTCGAAGACCGGCGGGACGCCCTCGACGAGCGGGAAGTGACGCTCCGACAGCGGGCCGAGACGCTCGACGAGCGCGCGACCGAGATCGAGGAACAGGAGGAACAGCTGGCCGAGCGAGCGGCGAAACTGGGCGACCACGAGGAGACGCTGCACACCTACATCGACGGGCAAGTCGAGGGCCTCACCGAGCGGGTCACGGAGACGATGCACGACGCGCTCGACGAACACGAGCACCGCACGGGCGGGCAGTTCGGACCGGCGGGGACGATACTCGTCGGCCTCGTCGGCCTCGCGCTCTCGGTCGTCGGCGTCGGCTACGTCGTCCTCGCGGCCGCGGGGTCGCCGGCCGTCGTGTTCGGCGGGACCGTCACGAACCTCGTCGCCGGGACGATCGTCCTGCTGATCGGGCTCGCGCTGAACCTCGGACCGGTCGCCGGGCGGGTCTGAACCGTCGGCCCCGTGGTCGCCCCGGGACGGCTCTCGCGCGGGCTACGGGAGCACCTGCTCGGGGTCGTCGATCGTGAACGTGAGGACGCGCCGCTCGTCGAGCGGTCGGACGTGGACGCGGATCTCCCCCTCCGCCCGGGCGGCCTCGACGAACTCCTCGTGCTCGCCGGGGCTGAAGTACAGCGGCACCAGGACCGCCGTCTCCGTCTCGGGGTCTTCGAGCGCGACCACGGCGTAGATCGTCCCGCCGGTATCGGCTCGGAACACCTCCGCGCGTCCGAACCCGCCGGCACGGTCGAACGCCGCGGCGACCGGGTCGAACTCGTTGTCCGGCGCGAGCAGTTCGATCCCGGTCCGCTCGACGTCGCCGGTCCGCACCGCGACGTCGCCGGGGTGGATCTCCCGTGCCGTCCAGTCGCGGTCCCGGTACTCGTCGGCCGTCGCGGCCATGTCCTCGACCACCTGGTCCCAGTACGGCATTACGTCGGCCGCGGGGTTGTCGGGCTCGCCGGTCGGGTCTGGGTCGGTGGGCATACCTTGGCCACGGCCAGCCACCCGCAAAAGCTTTCGTGCTCTCCGGACGCGGCGGCCGGTTCGACACGACCTCCGAGTTGGCGTCGTCGCACGCGACCGGGGACGTGGTCCCTCCGGTCGCCGGTCCGGGGCGGCGGGGAGCGAACGCGCGGGTCGGTGACCGGTCGACCCGGCCTGCGCGGATGTCGGAAGGTACAGGGACGGGAGGGTCCTAACGCCGACGATGACACGGTGTGGACACCGTTCGAGGCAGGTGCGAGCCCTCCTCGGCGCACTGGTCGCCAGCGCGGGACTGCTGGCCGTCGGGACCGCGAGCGCACACGGCGGGAGCCTCGCCGCCGGCGGCCGGGAGCCGCTGGTCATCCCGACGTGGCTGTTCCTCGCGACCGGCGGGGCCGCCGTCGGGGCCTCTTTCCTGCTGGCCTCGTTCGTCACCGACCGCTCGTTCGTCCGTCGCGTCCACCGCTGGGGCCGCCCGCTCGTCGACAGCGGCACGCGGGTCCCGCGGCTGCTCGGTCAGGCCGTCGGACTCGTCGGGTTCGCGACCGTCCTGGTCGTCGGCTTCTACGGCCCGCCGACGCCCCGTGCCAACCTCGCGATCCTCCTCGTCTGGGTCGGCTGGTGGGCCGGGCTGGCGATGTCGATGTATCTGCTTGGCAACAGCTGGACCGTCCTCAACCCCCTGACGACGATCGCCGGCGTGCTCCCGTCGCTGGACCGCCCCTATCCCGACGGGCTGGGCGCGTGGCCCGGCGTCGTCGGCCTGCTCGCACTGGTCTGGCTCGAAGTCGTCAGCCCGCTTGCCGACGACGCCCCGCTGCTCGCGACCGCCGTGCTGGGCTACTCCGTCGTGACGCTCGCGGGCGCGGTCGTCTTCGGCCGCGAGGCGTGGTTCGCCGAGGCCGACCCCGTCGAGCGGGTGTTCCGCTACTACGGCCGGGTCGCGCCGATCGGCCGCGACGAGTCGGGCCTGCGCCTCCGCCTGCCCGGGATGGACCTCTCGACGCCGCGGCTCGTCGACGGGCCCGACGAGGTCGCCTTCGTCGTCGCGCTCCTGTGGGTGACCACCTACGACGGGCTGGTGACGACGCCGGCCTGGCGGGACCTGACGACGCCGCTGGTCGAAGCGGGGCTGCCCGCCCACGTCCTCTACCCCGTCGCGCTGCTGCTGGGCTTCGGGCTCTTCCTCGGCGTCTACCGGCTCGCGGTCCGGACGAGCAAAGCGACGGCCGAGACCTACCTCTCGGAGGCGACGCTGGCCGAGCGGTTCGCGCCGCCGCTGCTCGCGATCGCCGCCGGCTACCACTTCGCCCACTACGTCGGCTACTTCCTCGCGCTCGCGCCGACGCTCGTCGCCGCGACCGCCTCGCCGCTGATCGCTCCCGCCACGATCCCGTTCTACCGGCTCCCGGCCTGGTTCGGCGGCGTCGCCATCGCGGCGGTCGTCGTCGGCCACCTGGTCGCCATCTGGGCCGCCCACACCGCCGCCTACGACCTGTTCCCCGGCCGGCTGCAGGCCATCCGCTCGCAGTACCCCTTCATCGCCGTGATGGTGTTCTACACGATGACCAGCCTGTGGGTCGTCTCCCGCCCGGAGGTGCCGCTCCCGCACCTATGAGCCAGTCGACCACCGGCCACGAGTACGACGCCCCCGGCGACGACGAGCCGGCGTTCGAGTGTGCGTACTGCGGCCGCCCGTTCGCCCGCGAGGACCTGCTGGCGCTGCACCGCGGTCAGACCCATCCGGCCGAACTGGACGACAACGAGGTCGCGGCGTTCCGCGAGGCCCACGCCGCCGAGGAGGAAGCGATCGGGAGCTTCCGCCTGCGGGCGCTCGGGGCCTTGGTGCTGATCTACTTCTTCCTGCTGATGGTGTACGCGCTCGTCTGACCCGTCGATAGATTCCGGACCCGCTCGCTCTCGGTCGCAGGCACGAGTGGAAACGGCGTCCTCGACGACCTCCCGGAAGCCCTCACCCGCTCGCGGTGGCTATCCGTAGTCAGCAACAGC from Haloarcula litorea encodes:
- a CDS encoding DUF7529 family protein codes for the protein MPTDPDPTGEPDNPAADVMPYWDQVVEDMAATADEYRDRDWTAREIHPGDVAVRTGDVERTGIELLAPDNEFDPVAAAFDRAGGFGRAEVFRADTGGTIYAVVALEDPETETAVLVPLYFSPGEHEEFVEAARAEGEIRVHVRPLDERRVLTFTIDDPEQVLP
- a CDS encoding DUF5785 family protein, coding for MDWPHDPDGEEGSEGRRKYGHAVLAKKVDEDEDFPLTAEEYVEQYGDHPIRIDYETVVSVEEIFEHVDEAEFADFPEFHKALGRALREADLWPYRLEHA
- a CDS encoding DUF7344 domain-containing protein, whose product is MATRGSNDTTGGLPDAVVSDLLDADERRIALSILADRGAMVVDDLAAAVVAARDDCAESEVSTADREAMREELYTEHVPKLTATGVVTYDSMTGTVELQRQGIVGRGRA
- a CDS encoding GNAT family N-acetyltransferase; translated protein: MEITTASSDDADRVVDLWVALARDQRAHGSQLLAEANRDAIREAVFQRIVADDLLLADESGETIGFVMATIEQGRYEQALTRGLVENIYVVPEHRREGVGGALLRAAERHLAESGADTVALEAMADNEAARSFYADHGYELHRVELTKPTESDTL
- a CDS encoding DUF7410 domain-containing protein yields the protein MSQSTTGHEYDAPGDDEPAFECAYCGRPFAREDLLALHRGQTHPAELDDNEVAAFREAHAAEEEAIGSFRLRALGALVLIYFFLLMVYALV
- a CDS encoding CBS domain-containing protein; this translates as MNEPVSVREVMNREYVGVSESDDLLETTELLVREDESTALVLRGNDPVGVVSQRDILGYLVSDGDPASATVEDAMTESVPTVAPAIRLPEARDRMAAWSTDWVLVAEEGEPLGTLTEGDILSSARLESEATVDVADDDERRVAATQSAAADGTATAVDDTFEDQGICSACGTLTRDLASFNGQLLCVDCRDV
- a CDS encoding GTP cyclohydrolase III: MTNTQVTHVQIDNYGPWTVTPEPRREVDLQTLQSRLYADLAQLFGNRDGYVFFSRFDNMIAVTNGLDERDHALIQKSVGNRYPVTMSLSVATGTTPASALGTATDQLQAAGSAQDEGRREVLRGQTIDEEFRTDTDVQLAHFDVDDATGKYTDELNEFDTFIQIEQGYAALMKYMREAHDSLSFFVGGDNVIAVCPSLDADAYHDAVEHVRESVDVELKVGVGRGRTAADAGMDAKHALESCRATGDTVTVHE